From one Triticum urartu cultivar G1812 chromosome 3, Tu2.1, whole genome shotgun sequence genomic stretch:
- the LOC125544475 gene encoding probable LRR receptor-like serine/threonine-protein kinase At3g47570, giving the protein MHACNASLAWRHGRHNHAHHATTMALLVLVLTTVAFSLLLPGTAALDQPANATDDDLSALLAFRTSVRDPRGVLRRSWTARTPFCGWLGVSCDARGRRVAALSLPGMPLGGAIPPELGNLSFISHLNLSNTGLAGVIPAELGRLARLRHLDLDENRLSGTIPSALGNLTELQYLHIGYNSLSGAIPTQLRALRNLRYINLNSNDLSGTIPIGLFNNTPNLSVIWFGRNRLAGSIPEAIGHLRKLEILVLELNLLTGTVPAAIFNMSMLRIFGLGNNNLFGSLPGNKSFSLPMLQKLGLSSNHFTGPIQPALARSNKLELLSISINNFTGPVPAWLATMPRLSTILLSANNLVGKIPVELSNRTDLVMLDLSVNQLEGEIPPQIGYLRNLNYLSFSTNLLTGKIPESIGNISSIKTLDLTLNAFTGSVPTTFGNVRSLTGLYVDGNKLSGKLNFIHALSNCKNLSTLGISSNSFAGSIPDYLGNLTSQLQYFIASSNSLTGSIPDTIANLSSLTTIDLDGNQLSGTIPVSVTTLNNLQELNLANNTLTGAIPEEISRLTRLVRLYLDKNQLSGSIPSTMGNLSELQYMTSSLNSLSSTIPFSLWRLSKLISLNLAYNMLTGPLPRDVSQVKQIAQMDLSSNLMTGGLPDSLGRLQMLTYLNLSNNSFQEQIPNSFGELVSIETMDLSYNSLRGTIPKSLANLTFLTSLNLSFNKLDGPIPDRGIFSNITLQSLRGNDALCGLSRLGISPCQSHHKSPESLIKIILPVAGGVAILATCLCILIRTKIKKCKKTSVPSESNIINYRLISFHELVRATENFSEDNLIGSGNFGKVFKGQLDDESIVAVKVLNMQHEGASVSFDAECRALRMARHRNLVKILSTCSNFEFKALVLQYMPNGSLDSWLHSSNSPQGLGFLKRLEIMLDVAMAMEYLHHQHTEVVLHCDLKPSNVLLDADMTAHIADFGIAKLLLGDDNSIALTNLPGTIGYMAPEYGSTGKASRMSDVFSYGIMMLEVFTGKRPTSPLFGEELSLRQWVTKAFPTRLIDVVDNEVLSQGIKSDCHASDESTSREQSIILNTCLASVIELSLQCSSTMPDERTAMDKVVVKLNKVKVDYCLQMR; this is encoded by the exons ATGCACGCATGCAATGCATCCCTGGCCTGGAGACACGGAAGGCATAACCACGCGCATCACGCTACCACCATGGCTCTTCTTGTCCTAGTACTGACCACGGTGGCTTTCTCGCTGCTGCTGCCCGGCACGGCCGCGCTTGATCAGCCAGCAAACGCGACCGACGACGACCTCTCGGCGCTGCTGGCCTTCAGGACCAGCGTGCGTGACCCGCGCGGCGTCCTGCGTCGCAGCTGGACGGCACGCACGCCCTTCTGTGGCTGGCTCGGCGTCTCGTGCGACGCCCGTGGGCGGCGTGTGGCCGCGCTGTCGCTCCCCGGCATGCCACTCGGAGGCGCCATACCACCGGAGCTTGGCAACCTCTCCTTCATCTCCCACCTCAACCTCAGCAACACAGGGCTGGCCGGCGTGATCCCTGCCGAGCTTGGCCGGCTCGCGCGGCTCAGACACCTCGACCTCGACGAGAACCGCCTGTCAGGTACCATCCCCTCGGCGCTCGGCAACCTCACCGAGCTCCAGTACCTACACATCGGCTACAATTCACTCTCCGGGGCCATTCCCACACAGTTGCGCGCGCTGCGCAACCTCCGGTACATAAACCTCAACAGCAACGACCTGAGTGGCACCATACCTATAGGCCTCTTCAACAACACGCCCAATTTGAGCGTCATATGGTTTGGCAGGAACAGGCTCGCTGGAAGCATACCTGAAGCCATTGGCCATTTGAGGAAGCTTGAAATCCTTGTCCTGGAACTCAACCTTCTTACTGGCACTGTCCCTGCTGCCATCTTTAACATGTCCATGCTCCGAATCTTCGGTTTGGGGAACAACAATCTTTTCGGCTCCCTCCCTGGCAACAAGAGCTTTAGCCTCCCCATGCTACAAAAACTAGGTCTTTCTTCGAATCATTTTACTGGCCCAATCCAGCCGGCACTGGCCAGATCCAACAAACTTGAGCTTCTTTCTATCTCCATTAATAACTTCACTGGTCCTGTACCGGCATGGTTAGCAACAATGCCTCGGCTTTCTACTATTCTACTGTCGGCAAATAACCTCGTCGGTAAGATCCCGGTTGAGCTAAGCAACCGCACAGACCTTGTCATGCTTGATCTTAGTGTCAACCAGCTGGAAGGAGAAATTCCACCTCAAATAGGCTATTTGAGAAACCTCAATTACTTGAGCTTTTCGACAAACCTCCTAACAGGTAAAATTCCTGAATCCATAGGCAATATATCAAGCATAAAAACTCTTGATCTGACACTCAATGCCTTCACTGGATCAGTTCCAACCACGTTTGGGAATGTTCGTAGTCTTACGGGCTTGTATGTGGATGGAAACAAGCTTAGCGGGAAGCTAAACTTTATCCATGCACTCTCCAACTGCAAGAACCTGAGTACCCTTGGCATATCGTCCAATTCGTTTGCAGGAAGCATACCTGACTATTTGGGAAACCTTACTTCACAACTCCAGTACTTCATAGCAAGTTCTAACAGCCTAACAGGGAGCATTCCAGATACAATTGCAAATCTTAGCAGCCTTACCACAATTGATCTCGATGGAAACCAACTGAGCGGGACCATCCCTGTATCCGTCACTACACTGAACAATCTCCAAGAACTCAACCTTGCCAACAACACCTTGACCGGCGCCATCCCAGAAGAAATTTCCAGATTAACACGCCTAGTACGATTATATCTTGATAAAAACCAGTTGTCTGGCTCGATACCGAGCACTATGGGTAATCTAAGTGAGCTGCAGTACATGACATCTTCTCTTAACTCACTGTCTTCGACCATACCCTTCAGTCTCTGGCGCCTCTCAAAGCTCATCAGTCTTAATCTGGCATACAACATGCTGACTGGTCCACTGCCGAGAGATGTTAGCCAAGTAAAACAAATTGCTCAAATGGATCTTTCAAGCAATCTTATGACCGGTGGCTTACCGGATTCCTTGGGCAGGCTCCAGATGCTCACCTACCTGAACCTGTCAAACAATTCATTCCAGGAACAAATCCCAAACTCATTTGGAGAGCTAGTCAGCATAGAGACCATGGACCTATCATACAATTCCCTTCGGGGTACCATACCAAAGTCACTGGCCAATCTGACCTTCCTCACTAGCCTGAACCTCTCTTTCAATAAACTAGATGGTCCGATACCGGATAGAGGAATTTTCTCAAACATCACACTTCAGTCTTTGAGAGGAAACGATGCTCTCTGTGGCCTCTCACGTCTAGGCATTTCACCCTGCCAGAGCCATCATAAATCACCGGAATCGTTGATAAAAATTATACTTCCTGTAGCCGGGGGAGTTGCAATTTTGGCTACCTGCTTGTGCATATTAATCAGAACAAAGATCAAGAAGTGCAAAAAGACATCAGTTCCCTCGGAGTCGAACATAATCAACTACCGGTTAATATCATTCCACGAGCTTGTTCGTGCTACAGAAAACTTCAGTGAGGACAATCTGATTGGATCTGGGAACTTTGGCAAAGTCTTCAAGGGACAACTGGATGACGAATCAATTGTTGCAGTAAAGGTGCTCAACATGCAACATGAAGGAGCCTCTGTGAGTTTTGATGCAGAGTGTCGTGCTCTGCGCATGGCCCGTCACCGGAACCTAGTGAAAATACTTAGCACTTGCTCCAACTTTGAATTCAAGGCCCTGGTGCTCCAGTACATGCCAAATGGGAGTTTGGATAGTTGGCTGCACTCAAGCAACAGCCCTCAGGGTTTGGGGTTCCTCAAGAGGTTAGAAATTATGCTAGATGTAGCGATGGCGATGGAGTACCTCCACCACCAGCACACCGAGGTTGTTCTTCATTGTGATCTGAAGCCTAGCAATGTATTGCTGGACGCAGACATGACTGCGCACATCGCTGACTTTGGCATTGCCAAGTTGTTGTTGGGTGATGATAACTCCATTGCGTTAACAAACCTGCCCGGAACAATCGGCTACATGGCACCAG AGTATGGATCAACTGGTAAAGCATCACGCATGAGCGATGTGTTCAGCTATGGGATCATGATGCTGGAGGTCTTCACGGGGAAAAGACCCACTAGCCCGCTGTTCGGTGAGGAGCTCAGCTTGCGGCAATGGGTTACTAAAGCATTTCCAACCAGGCTTATAGATGTTGTCGACAACGAAGTTCTATCACAAGGAATCAAGAGTGATTGCCATGCTAGCGATGAAAGCACATCGAGAGAGCAGTCTATCATTCTCAACACATGCCTTGCATCTGTAATAGAGTTGAGTTTACAGTGCTCATCAACGATGCCTGATGAAAGAACCGCAATGGACAAGGTGGTAGTGAAGCTGAACAAGGTAAAGGTAGATTACTGCTTGCAAATGAGGTAG